Genomic window (Deinococcus arcticus):
TGCATGTGTTCGAGGCCACCGGCCTGCGCGAGAGCAAGCTGCCCCACGACGAGGACGAGGAAGGCATTGAGGTGCTGTGGCTGCCCCCGGCCCAGGTGCTGGCCGGGCTGCGCAGCGGCTCGCTGGTGGGCAGTGCGTCCACCGTCACGGCCGCGCTGTTTGGCCTGCAGCGCCTCGCGGAGCGCGCGTGAAAACCTACGTCTCGCCCTCGCAGCGCCCGAACACCGCCACCGCCGTGGCCATCGGCTCGTTTGACGGCGTGCATCTGGGCCACCAGGCCCTGATTGCCCAGCTGAAGGCCAAGGCGCGCGAGCACCGTGTGCCCAGCGTGGTCTACACCTTCGATCCGCCCACCCGCGTGCTCACGCAGGGCGTGGAGTTCCTGTCCACGCTGCCCGAAAAGCTGGACCTGCTGGCCCGCTACGGCGTGGACGAGACGATTGCCGCCGCCTTTACCTCCGAATTCGCCTCGCGTCCCAAGGACGCCTTTTTAGACGATCTGCGCACCCTGCGGCCCCATACGATTGTGGTGGGCGAGGACTTTCATTTTGGCAAGGGCCGGGCCGGCAGCGCCGAGGACCTGAAAACGGTGGCCCCCGAGGTGGTGGTGGTGCCCATTCATGGCCTGGGGGGCGAGGACATCAAGAGCACCCGGGTGCGCGAGTACCTGAAAGCAGGTGACGTGGACGGCGCCCGGCGCCTGCTGGGCCGCCACTACGACGCGCAGGGCGTGGTAGTGAGCGGCGACCACCTGGGCCGCACCCTGGGCTGGCCCACGGCGAACATTCAGGTGCCGGACGGCAAGGCGCTGCCGCTGGGCGTGTTCGCCGTGGTGGCGCTGGGCGACCACGGGCGCTGGCACGGCGTGGCGAATGTGGGTTTCCGGCCCACGGTGGATGGCCGCACCCGCCGCTTCGAGGTGCATCTGTTCGATTTTGAAGGTGACCTGTACGGGCAGGAGCTGCAGATCAAATTCTTTACAAAGTTGCGCGGCGAGCAGAAGTTCAGCGGCCTGGATGAACTGAAGGCCCAGATTGCCCGGGATGCCCAGGCGGCCCGGGAGGCCCTGAAGGACGTGCGGTAACCCGGCATGAGGCTGGTCTGGTGGCGGTTGGTGTTGCCCCTGAGCCTCGTGCTTCCGTACTGGGTCACGGTGCGCACCAGGGTGATGGTGCCGGACACGGCCGCCCCCTCCCCTGGCGGTCTTGCCCCCCTGCCCGTGTACGGCTTTCCCTTCCCCTACACGCACTTCGGTGGAAGTTCAAGCGGGGAGTACGCCTTTTATGTCCTGCCGCTGCTGCTGAACTGGGCCCTGACTCTGGCCACCCTGAGTCTGGGGGCTTTTCTGACCCGCCATGCTCTGGCGCAGCGGCGCTGGCGGGGCCTAGGCGCGCTGCTGTGGTGTGCGGCTGTGTTCACGCTGGTGCTGCTGGGCGTGCGCATGGGGATAGGCCGGGTGTCCTGGCAACCCTCTCTCCCCATGGTCGAGGTCAGTGAACGGGCACTCTGGCTGGGCCCATCTGATTGACCGCCAAGAGGTAAGGCTCAGCCTGGGTGAGTCGGGAGAAGGCCCCGCCGCCCGTCCCCACAAACGCCAGTGGGGCTGGCTCTGCCAGTGACCCCCTGTGCCACGCCTGCCACGCCGGCAGAGCCGCCCGCACTGGGCGCGGGGGCCGCAGCGTCTGGGCCAGGGCCGGGCGGTATCCGGGCCCGTAGCGCCCTTCAATCCAGCGTTCGTGCGCCTGCAGCGCCGCGCGCACCTGCGTGCGCCCCAGGGCCAGCGGCACATGCTGCCCGGCCAGCGTGAAGGTCTGCGTGCGGCGGTTGAAGTGCAGCGGGCCGCGCGGCGTCTGCAGGGTCAGGCCGGCGCTGTGCAGCGACAGGTTTTCCAGGGTGTAAAGGCTGCTGCCCTGTGGAGCGCACGCCCTGGAAAACCCCCGCAGACTCAAGTCGCCCCGGCGAGCATCCACGCCCAGAAACCAGAACTGGGCGGTCAGGGGGCAGCAGCGAACCGTGTGAAACCTTGCCATGATATTGAGAATAGTTTATCGTTATCAAATATGACCAGCCCTGGTTCCTCCACACCCTTCCCTGCCTCTGTCCCCATTACCGTGCTGTGTGGCTTTCTGGGCGCGGGCAAGACCACCCTGCTCAACCACCTGCTCACCCAGACGGAGGGGCAGCGCATCGCCGTGATCGTGAACGAGTTCGGGGCCGTGAACATTGACGCCTCGCTGGTGGTAAAAACTGACGAGCAGATCACCGAACTGTCCAACGGCTGCATCTGCTGCACGCTGCGCGGCGACCTGCTGCAGGCGGTGGACGAGTTGCTGAGCACCCGCGAACTGGACGCCATTCTGATCGAGTCCACCGGCATTGGCGAGCCGCTGCCCATCGCGCAGACCTTCTGCCTGACTCCGGAAGAACTGGATCTGGCGCCCGAAGACGGCCAAGGCCCCCTGCCCAGCCTGCTGGGCCGCGTGCATGTGGACGCGATGGTGACTGTGGTGGACAGCGCGCAGTTTTTCCCCCTGTGGAACCGTCAGGAC
Coding sequences:
- the ribF gene encoding riboflavin biosynthesis protein RibF, whose amino-acid sequence is MKTYVSPSQRPNTATAVAIGSFDGVHLGHQALIAQLKAKAREHRVPSVVYTFDPPTRVLTQGVEFLSTLPEKLDLLARYGVDETIAAAFTSEFASRPKDAFLDDLRTLRPHTIVVGEDFHFGKGRAGSAEDLKTVAPEVVVVPIHGLGGEDIKSTRVREYLKAGDVDGARRLLGRHYDAQGVVVSGDHLGRTLGWPTANIQVPDGKALPLGVFAVVALGDHGRWHGVANVGFRPTVDGRTRRFEVHLFDFEGDLYGQELQIKFFTKLRGEQKFSGLDELKAQIARDAQAAREALKDVR